The segment AAGGCAGCGTCATATTCTATAATGCTATAAGGTAGCGTGATTTCGACAATCCGCGCCACAAAAGGAGACAAGAAATGAGAACCGCAAAGCTTCTACTCGCCGCACTGTCGTGCGCAACACTGATGTTCGCTGGAGCCTATAAGGCTGACGCTATCGTAACGTACAACTTCAACGTCGTATACACCGGCGGCACTCCGGACGGTCCGCCTGCTTGGGCGTCGCTGACGATCACCAACTTTGATACCGACGTTGTTCGAATGTCGCTGACGGCCAACTGGGACGGCACCCTGTTCCCCGACCAGTTCATTCGGGACATGTATCTGAACATCAGCCCGTTTTTGAACGCTACGTTGGTTGCGGGCAGCGTGTCTGGTCCTGCCAACATTACAGGAGTTACCTCTTCTGAAAATGGGATTAACGGCGCTGCGGGAACGGCGTTCGATCATCTGGTCGACTTTCAGGTTTCAGGCGGGCCAGGGCGTTTGACCGGTGGGGAAACGGTATCTTGGAGGGTTACTGCTCCCGGACTGACCGAAACGCACTTTATGGCCGTTGAGCCCAATATGGGTCTGGAGGCCGGAATGCACATTCAGGGCATCACGGGCGGCCTGTCGGGTCACGTTACGACTCCCGAGCCTGCGAGCCTTTTTGGCATCAGCGCAGGTCTTTTGGCGCTGGTTCGCGCTCGACGCAACCGCAAGTAAGTAAGTCGGCACTTTGGGCGATCGGTCGTTCTCCGGTCGCCCTTTTTGCTGTCTAAT is part of the Armatimonadota bacterium genome and harbors:
- a CDS encoding PEP-CTERM sorting domain-containing protein (PEP-CTERM proteins occur, often in large numbers, in the proteomes of bacteria that also encode an exosortase, a predicted intramembrane cysteine proteinase. The presence of a PEP-CTERM domain at a protein's C-terminus predicts cleavage within the sorting domain, followed by covalent anchoring to some some component of the (usually Gram-negative) cell surface. Many PEP-CTERM proteins exhibit an unusual sequence composition that includes large numbers of potential glycosylation sites. Expression of one such protein has been shown restore the ability of a bacterium to form floc, a type of biofilm.) produces the protein MRTAKLLLAALSCATLMFAGAYKADAIVTYNFNVVYTGGTPDGPPAWASLTITNFDTDVVRMSLTANWDGTLFPDQFIRDMYLNISPFLNATLVAGSVSGPANITGVTSSENGINGAAGTAFDHLVDFQVSGGPGRLTGGETVSWRVTAPGLTETHFMAVEPNMGLEAGMHIQGITGGLSGHVTTPEPASLFGISAGLLALVRARRNRK